Proteins from a single region of Runella sp. SP2:
- a CDS encoding gliding motility-associated C-terminal domain-containing protein, whose amino-acid sequence MRKQPYIFLVIIGLWALAMALPTQVHAQFDVKGKLCIPDVECKSDSVTFSDTLRTSTAWLWDFGDPGSGTQNTSTKVSAKHLYQTPGPYTVTLTRTVNGVQETVTKTINIGVPPPQFPGWRRDTMICKEDLGKLILNPYPSNAPSGAKYLWFPNGDSTQTMRVDSSGCYSVEVTNAEGCTYEDRINVKVCLEQSSQEGAKWYFGNNAGLDFSGGSPTPLTNGQLNTPEGTSSIANSKGQLLFYTDGISIYDKGGALMPSKDGTTTPLGGSPNSTQSALIVPKPTCRGCEYLYYVFTTSDINGTKQLSYSLVDMRRNGGKGEIVEKNQVLTDNTTERITSVRNDQDSTYWVVTHDYNSNTFKVYHVTKAGIEGPTAYPLGTLQNTPSQAEGYMKFSAQDSTGSRRLAMVVPGPPKNLVQIYTFSDSSGRLSDPLTIDIGPAPPKAYGVEFSPDGTKMYVTLQKDDSDTTLSRLYQYDISLGDSARIADSKILIDSSATQVYGALQVGSDGRIYMAIKGSEYLGVINYPDEDSQDEVVFVERGINLGGKTSQIGLPNFVFNFTQESSGPGFTYSDTCSNQATNFQASPLCDPIKDSYTWNFGDGSAPIVGQNQQVQHTYRNPGTYTVSLRLVNRCKDTTITQRITIVATPDPINLRSPIDTCVNRLVLDAGVQAEQYIWLRNGAVIGRTKTITLQPNGGSGTYRVIAANGIEGQCRVQGVTQITMRRPPAYVLSDTSLCVGGGTVVLDGKPSLTNWNKFQWSTGETSQTITVSRPGPYSVQVTINAGTPQACVNEDTIQVRALPKARMQATLTPPTGCTTRDGRIVIGSITPAGNYAFSWFGQPNDTPLTGTGSTLANLGEGTYKVRLTGNPTVCATDSSFTLRVVKNLRLQPTVVDARCKEPNVGAINLSTIAGTPTRYVWTNATGGTVGTNAPIISNLLPGKYNVLVTDAGGCDTTLRDITVGVIPEKFLSLGPDREKCVGDTALLVPTLPNIAGNQYQWSTGETTNRITVSRAGTYSLTVTNSVTGCTDTDNFVYSLAPRPVYDLNRDVGLCDLDVGATATLIIRPTTPNLRYRWFPPLDATTMRVTVNQVGTYRVSITSPASCEVTDSVQVVVRCEPRLFIPDAFSPNGDGQNDLLDVYGDHLSDFELKIFNRWGEVIFYTNDMNEKWDGKYRGTLYPPMTYPYVVSFKSEFFPDRPRISQRGAVTLLR is encoded by the coding sequence ATGAGAAAGCAACCCTACATATTTCTTGTTATTATCGGCTTATGGGCGTTGGCGATGGCGTTGCCTACCCAAGTACACGCGCAATTTGACGTAAAAGGTAAACTGTGTATTCCCGATGTAGAATGTAAGAGTGATTCTGTGACGTTCTCGGATACCCTCAGAACCTCTACGGCTTGGCTTTGGGATTTTGGCGACCCGGGCAGTGGCACCCAAAATACCTCTACCAAAGTCAGCGCCAAGCACTTGTATCAAACGCCTGGGCCTTATACCGTGACGTTGACGCGGACGGTAAATGGTGTGCAGGAAACGGTAACAAAAACTATTAATATCGGGGTGCCTCCGCCGCAGTTTCCAGGATGGCGGCGTGATACGATGATTTGTAAGGAAGATTTGGGAAAATTAATCCTGAACCCTTACCCTTCTAACGCGCCTTCGGGAGCAAAATACCTGTGGTTTCCCAACGGAGATTCTACCCAAACTATGCGCGTGGACAGCTCGGGCTGTTATTCGGTAGAAGTAACCAATGCCGAAGGCTGTACTTACGAAGATCGCATCAATGTGAAGGTTTGTTTGGAACAAAGTAGTCAAGAAGGCGCAAAGTGGTATTTTGGAAACAATGCGGGTTTGGATTTTTCGGGTGGTAGCCCAACCCCCCTCACCAATGGTCAGCTGAATACGCCAGAAGGTACGTCGTCAATTGCCAATTCCAAAGGACAACTTTTGTTTTATACCGATGGGATAAGCATTTATGACAAAGGTGGCGCATTGATGCCATCCAAAGATGGAACGACTACGCCATTGGGGGGAAGTCCGAACTCTACGCAATCGGCTTTGATTGTGCCCAAACCTACCTGCCGAGGATGTGAATACTTGTATTATGTGTTTACAACTTCTGATATCAATGGTACAAAACAACTCAGTTACAGCCTCGTTGATATGCGCCGTAACGGAGGAAAAGGAGAAATTGTAGAAAAAAATCAAGTACTAACCGACAATACAACCGAACGTATTACGTCCGTTCGGAACGACCAAGATTCTACCTATTGGGTTGTAACGCACGATTATAACAGTAATACGTTCAAGGTGTATCACGTGACAAAAGCGGGCATTGAAGGGCCTACGGCTTATCCGTTGGGAACACTGCAAAATACCCCTAGTCAAGCAGAGGGATACATGAAGTTCTCGGCCCAAGATAGTACGGGTTCGAGACGATTGGCGATGGTAGTGCCTGGGCCACCCAAAAACTTGGTACAGATTTATACTTTTAGCGATTCGTCGGGGAGACTTTCCGATCCTTTGACCATTGACATAGGCCCTGCGCCGCCCAAAGCATACGGGGTCGAGTTTTCGCCCGATGGGACTAAAATGTACGTTACACTGCAAAAAGATGACAGTGATACAACCCTATCTCGTCTTTATCAGTACGATATTAGCTTGGGAGACTCTGCCCGTATTGCCGATTCCAAAATACTCATCGACAGCTCGGCGACGCAAGTGTATGGCGCTTTGCAAGTAGGCTCAGATGGGCGTATTTACATGGCTATCAAAGGCAGTGAGTATTTAGGGGTCATTAATTATCCCGACGAAGACTCCCAAGATGAAGTAGTTTTTGTTGAAAGGGGGATTAATTTGGGAGGAAAAACGAGCCAAATAGGCTTGCCCAACTTTGTTTTCAACTTTACCCAAGAGTCCTCTGGGCCAGGTTTTACGTATTCGGATACCTGCTCCAACCAAGCCACCAATTTCCAAGCATCCCCGCTATGTGATCCCATCAAAGATTCTTACACGTGGAATTTTGGAGATGGCTCTGCGCCAATCGTTGGCCAAAACCAACAGGTACAACATACTTACCGAAATCCAGGTACTTATACAGTGAGTTTACGTTTGGTCAACCGCTGTAAAGACACAACCATTACCCAACGAATTACGATTGTAGCTACCCCTGACCCGATTAACCTGAGGTCGCCTATTGATACCTGCGTCAATCGACTGGTGCTGGATGCGGGCGTGCAGGCCGAGCAATATATATGGTTGAGGAATGGCGCGGTGATTGGTCGAACAAAAACGATTACGTTGCAACCCAATGGGGGTTCTGGAACGTACCGAGTGATTGCTGCCAATGGAATAGAAGGACAGTGTCGGGTACAAGGAGTTACGCAAATAACCATGCGAAGACCGCCTGCGTATGTATTGAGCGATACCAGTTTGTGTGTGGGAGGTGGAACAGTCGTATTAGATGGGAAACCTTCTCTTACAAACTGGAATAAATTTCAGTGGAGTACAGGTGAAACTTCACAGACCATCACGGTCAGCAGACCAGGGCCATATTCAGTTCAAGTGACCATCAATGCGGGCACTCCCCAAGCCTGCGTAAACGAAGATACCATTCAAGTTCGAGCCTTACCCAAGGCACGAATGCAAGCGACGCTTACTCCACCTACGGGCTGCACCACGCGCGACGGTAGGATTGTGATTGGGAGTATTACGCCTGCGGGAAATTATGCGTTTAGCTGGTTTGGCCAACCCAATGACACCCCGCTAACGGGCACAGGAAGTACCTTGGCGAATTTAGGAGAAGGAACGTACAAGGTTCGACTGACGGGTAACCCAACGGTTTGTGCCACCGATTCGTCGTTTACCTTGCGGGTGGTTAAAAACCTACGACTGCAACCGACGGTGGTCGATGCGCGTTGTAAAGAGCCTAATGTAGGGGCGATCAACCTTTCTACCATTGCAGGAACGCCTACGCGCTATGTTTGGACCAATGCCACGGGCGGAACCGTGGGCACAAATGCGCCGATAATCAGCAACTTGCTACCAGGAAAATACAACGTGCTGGTAACCGATGCGGGTGGGTGCGATACGACCCTGCGCGACATAACGGTGGGGGTCATTCCAGAAAAATTCTTGAGCCTTGGCCCCGACCGTGAAAAGTGCGTTGGAGATACGGCTTTGTTGGTGCCAACCCTTCCCAATATTGCAGGAAATCAATACCAATGGAGTACGGGAGAAACGACCAACCGAATCACGGTGAGTCGAGCAGGAACGTATTCATTGACAGTGACCAACTCCGTGACGGGTTGTACTGATACCGACAATTTTGTGTATTCATTGGCACCGCGGCCCGTCTATGATTTAAACCGTGATGTAGGTTTGTGTGATTTGGACGTAGGTGCTACGGCGACATTAATTATTCGTCCTACGACGCCAAATTTACGTTATCGTTGGTTTCCACCTCTTGACGCAACAACAATGCGGGTCACCGTCAATCAGGTTGGAACGTACCGAGTAAGCATTACTAGCCCAGCGAGTTGTGAAGTCACCGACTCAGTACAAGTGGTGGTGCGGTGTGAGCCTCGATTGTTTATCCCTGACGCGTTTTCTCCAAACGGGGATGGCCAAAACGACTTATTGGATGTGTATGGCGACCACTTGAGCGATTTTGAATTGAAGATTTTTAACCGTTGGGGAGAAGTTATTTTTTATACCAACGATATGAACGAGAAGTGGGATGGAAAATACCGAGGTACGTTGTATCCTCCGATGACTTATCCTTACGTGGTTTCGTTTAAGTCTGAATTTTTCCCAGACCGCCCTCGTATTTCTCAACGAGGGGCGGTGACGCTACTCCGATAA
- a CDS encoding serine hydrolase: MRIVATGLIFWALAISSFGQKNPPPTPYFPPAHTWAQKTPSELGLNPTKLAEAIAFAKASESKNPRSMEQSHYQTFGKEPYGFAIGPFNDRGDQTGIIVYKGYIVAQWGEPNRCDITHSVTKSFLSTVVGLAVDKGLIRSVNDTVAGYVPPIELYGQPVQRPAEEFGKPELLNLFDTPHNRRITWDHMLRQTSDWEGTLWGKPDWADRPDADASKWLTRPRNAPGAVYEYNDVRVNALALAAMSVWRKPLPQVLKERIMDEIGASNTWRWTGYRNAWIVLDGQPVQSVSGGGHWGGGMFINAYDMARFGLLTLHRGRWNGKQLLSEQWVKQATTPTTAQPTYGYMNWFLNTDRKPLPSAPANVYYHVGNGTNIVYVDPDHELVMVVRWIENSSLDGIVKRVLEAFPR; this comes from the coding sequence ATGCGTATTGTTGCTACTGGTTTGATTTTTTGGGCATTGGCGATTTCTTCATTTGGTCAAAAAAATCCCCCCCCAACTCCCTACTTTCCTCCTGCTCATACGTGGGCACAAAAAACACCCAGCGAATTGGGTTTAAACCCTACCAAATTGGCCGAAGCGATTGCTTTTGCGAAAGCATCGGAGTCCAAAAATCCGCGAAGCATGGAGCAGTCGCACTACCAGACTTTTGGTAAAGAACCTTACGGTTTTGCCATTGGCCCCTTCAACGATCGTGGCGACCAAACAGGCATCATTGTTTACAAAGGGTATATTGTGGCGCAGTGGGGCGAACCCAACCGCTGCGATATTACGCACAGTGTCACCAAGAGTTTTTTATCCACAGTGGTGGGACTGGCGGTGGACAAAGGTCTGATTCGTAGCGTGAACGACACGGTAGCGGGCTATGTTCCCCCCATCGAATTGTACGGACAACCCGTGCAGCGTCCAGCCGAAGAGTTTGGTAAACCTGAACTTTTGAACTTATTTGATACGCCGCATAATCGCCGCATTACGTGGGATCACATGTTGCGCCAAACCTCGGATTGGGAAGGGACGCTTTGGGGAAAACCAGACTGGGCTGACCGCCCCGATGCCGATGCATCGAAGTGGCTGACGCGTCCTCGAAATGCGCCTGGAGCAGTATATGAGTACAACGATGTTCGCGTAAATGCCCTGGCGTTGGCTGCCATGAGCGTTTGGCGAAAGCCTCTGCCTCAAGTACTAAAAGAACGAATCATGGATGAAATTGGGGCGTCAAATACGTGGCGCTGGACGGGCTATCGCAATGCGTGGATTGTACTCGACGGGCAGCCTGTGCAGTCGGTAAGTGGCGGCGGGCATTGGGGAGGAGGAATGTTTATCAATGCCTACGACATGGCACGCTTTGGATTATTGACCTTGCATCGTGGACGCTGGAACGGCAAACAATTGCTATCAGAGCAGTGGGTGAAACAAGCCACAACACCTACCACCGCCCAACCGACCTATGGGTATATGAACTGGTTTTTGAATACCGACCGCAAACCACTTCCAAGTGCTCCAGCGAACGTTTATTACCACGTTGGTAACGGGACAAACATTGTTTATGTTGACCCCGACCATGAACTCGTGATGGTCGTTCGCTGGATTGAAAACTCGTCGCTTGATGGGATTGTCAAGCGTGTGTTAGAGGCTTTCCCACGGTAA
- a CDS encoding LON peptidase substrate-binding domain-containing protein: protein MERFLPLFPLALVAYPTENLNLHIFEPRYRQLINECINEQKTFGIPTFIGNKLPGYGTEMEVVRLAKLHEDGRMDIKTRGIRVFRILTFQNPVAGKLYSGGEVTFFEDTDEPQAAMAELLFQLDRLYTLLQTKVDFNPDVVPFSYQIAHKIGLSQEEEYHLLTIRSEKERQRYILKHLNKVLPVMSEMERTKERIRMNGHFKNLDPLNF, encoded by the coding sequence ATGGAACGTTTTCTCCCTCTTTTTCCTCTGGCCTTGGTAGCTTATCCTACCGAAAATCTCAATCTCCATATTTTTGAGCCGCGTTATCGTCAGCTTATCAACGAATGTATTAACGAACAAAAAACGTTTGGGATTCCAACGTTCATTGGCAACAAACTCCCAGGTTACGGAACCGAGATGGAAGTGGTACGTCTTGCCAAACTTCACGAAGATGGTCGGATGGACATCAAGACGCGGGGAATTCGGGTTTTTAGAATACTTACTTTTCAAAATCCAGTGGCAGGGAAGCTGTATTCGGGAGGGGAGGTGACGTTTTTTGAAGATACGGATGAACCTCAAGCTGCCATGGCTGAATTGCTTTTCCAACTCGACCGCCTCTATACTTTACTTCAAACGAAGGTAGATTTTAATCCTGATGTAGTGCCTTTTTCTTACCAAATTGCCCACAAGATTGGGCTTTCACAAGAAGAAGAGTATCATTTGTTAACGATTCGCTCGGAGAAAGAACGTCAACGGTATATTTTAAAACATTTGAATAAAGTACTTCCAGTAATGTCAGAAATGGAGCGTACCAAAGAACGTATCCGCATGAATGGTCACTTTAAGAACCTCGACCCGTTGAATTTTTAA
- a CDS encoding FAD-binding oxidoreductase — protein sequence MSAQPTFAPRNNQIFEAPRQGALLDAHAHIAVVGAGVFGGWTALWLRRLGFRVTLVDAWGPGNSRASSGDETRVIRSTYGANETYFDLNVRAIELWREHQQKWNKKMFFNSGVLWFCYDEAPEMIEATLPFMKKHGLEYQYISKTEAAQRYPHIYTNDLHHLVLDPHGGYLKARESCQTVLEAFVREGGTYVNALVQPTAIENGKMTTLSLSNGTRLSADAYVFACGSWLRRLFPDVLGTIITCTKQEAYYLGVPASHTAYFDHMPAWIDLDGEDFYYGIPGNTYRGFKVGVDKRGDIFDPTDGERVANAEVLTKARAFMAHRFPPLKNAPLVENRVCPYENSPDGNFILDTHPEAENCWFLGGGSGHGYKHGPALGELAADIISGKRPLENLFRMRE from the coding sequence ATGTCTGCTCAACCTACCTTTGCTCCCCGAAATAACCAAATCTTTGAAGCCCCACGCCAAGGGGCATTGCTTGACGCTCACGCGCACATTGCGGTGGTGGGCGCAGGGGTTTTTGGCGGCTGGACGGCCTTGTGGCTACGCCGTTTAGGGTTTCGGGTGACGTTGGTTGACGCTTGGGGACCTGGTAACTCGCGGGCAAGCTCGGGTGACGAAACGCGGGTCATTCGCTCGACTTATGGTGCCAACGAAACCTACTTTGACCTCAACGTACGGGCCATTGAGTTGTGGCGCGAACACCAGCAAAAGTGGAACAAAAAAATGTTTTTCAACTCAGGTGTACTGTGGTTTTGTTACGATGAAGCCCCCGAAATGATTGAAGCGACGCTGCCATTTATGAAAAAACACGGTTTAGAATACCAGTATATTTCCAAAACCGAAGCGGCACAACGCTATCCCCATATTTATACCAACGACCTACACCACCTCGTTCTCGACCCTCATGGCGGTTATCTAAAAGCCCGTGAAAGCTGCCAAACGGTACTCGAAGCTTTTGTACGAGAAGGAGGAACGTATGTGAATGCGTTGGTTCAACCCACCGCGATTGAAAACGGCAAGATGACAACTTTGTCTTTGTCCAACGGTACGAGGTTGTCGGCCGATGCGTACGTGTTTGCCTGTGGTTCTTGGTTAAGGCGGCTGTTTCCTGATGTACTTGGAACTATCATTACGTGTACCAAACAAGAAGCTTATTATTTGGGGGTACCTGCCTCGCATACGGCGTATTTTGACCACATGCCTGCTTGGATTGACCTCGACGGCGAAGATTTTTATTACGGAATTCCAGGGAACACGTACCGAGGGTTTAAAGTTGGAGTTGACAAACGAGGGGATATTTTTGACCCAACGGACGGAGAACGTGTGGCAAATGCGGAGGTCTTGACCAAAGCACGGGCTTTTATGGCGCACCGTTTTCCCCCGCTAAAAAATGCTCCTTTGGTCGAAAATCGTGTGTGCCCTTACGAAAACTCACCCGATGGCAATTTCATTCTGGATACGCATCCTGAGGCCGAAAACTGCTGGTTTTTAGGAGGAGGTTCTGGACACGGTTATAAGCACGGCCCCGCCTTGGGCGAACTTGCTGCCGATATTATTTCAGGAAAACGCCCCCTAGAAAATCTCTTCCGAATGCGGGAATAA
- a CDS encoding glycosyltransferase family 4 protein, whose protein sequence is MRILLIHQYFLEDNDGGGSRWNEMSRFWQESGHQVTVLAGMVHYMGHRPAKYNGKYFDRSTNQDGVDVIRCHVSESYNKSFVGRLWAYFSFTFSSIWGGLRYARGSYDVIVVTSPPLFVGITAYVLSLFKRTPFVFEIRDLWPESAIDTGVLTNGVLIKFAYWFEKLMYRKARLINVLTPAFRDKLISNKGVPPSKIIFIPNAADFSLSEELLQTFDVAAFRREQQLEQHFVVTYVGAHGVANHLVQVLDTAELLRDTNVLFLLIGDGMLKAELKADAQQRGLTNVRFIDSVPKRDVFKYILASDAGASVLKKVDTFKTIYSNKTFDYMSCQKPILMAIDGVSRQLLEDANAGLYVEPENPADFADKIRVYLHNPSLAKQHGQNGYRYAQAHFDREVLASKYLAALQQVK, encoded by the coding sequence ATGAGAATTTTACTAATTCACCAATATTTTCTGGAAGACAACGACGGCGGAGGTTCGCGTTGGAACGAAATGAGTCGATTTTGGCAAGAATCGGGGCACCAAGTCACTGTGCTTGCGGGCATGGTGCATTACATGGGGCATCGTCCTGCCAAATACAATGGGAAATATTTTGACCGTAGCACCAACCAAGACGGAGTGGACGTCATCCGTTGCCACGTTTCGGAGTCATATAATAAAAGCTTTGTCGGGCGGCTGTGGGCGTATTTTTCGTTTACATTTTCGAGCATTTGGGGCGGACTTCGCTACGCCCGTGGTAGTTACGATGTCATTGTGGTAACTTCGCCACCTCTTTTTGTAGGAATTACGGCTTACGTACTTTCCTTGTTCAAACGTACTCCCTTTGTTTTTGAAATCCGCGACTTGTGGCCCGAATCCGCCATCGACACGGGTGTCTTGACCAACGGCGTACTTATCAAATTTGCCTATTGGTTTGAGAAGTTGATGTACCGCAAAGCCCGTCTTATCAATGTACTGACGCCCGCTTTTCGCGATAAATTAATTAGTAATAAAGGAGTTCCTCCGTCAAAAATCATTTTTATCCCCAACGCCGCTGACTTTTCATTGTCGGAAGAATTGCTCCAAACGTTCGATGTTGCCGCTTTTCGTCGTGAACAGCAGTTGGAACAGCATTTTGTGGTAACCTACGTAGGCGCGCATGGTGTTGCCAACCACTTAGTGCAGGTGCTAGATACGGCTGAATTATTGCGTGATACCAACGTTTTGTTTTTGCTGATTGGGGATGGAATGCTCAAGGCCGAACTAAAAGCCGATGCCCAGCAACGTGGCCTGACGAATGTCCGTTTTATTGATTCCGTTCCCAAACGAGATGTGTTTAAATACATTTTGGCTTCCGACGCAGGGGCGTCAGTTCTGAAAAAAGTAGATACATTTAAGACCATTTATTCTAACAAAACCTTCGATTATATGTCTTGCCAAAAGCCTATTTTAATGGCCATTGACGGTGTTTCGAGGCAGTTGTTGGAAGACGCCAATGCAGGTTTGTACGTTGAACCCGAAAATCCAGCCGATTTTGCCGATAAAATTCGTGTATATTTACATAATCCATCGTTGGCAAAACAGCACGGACAAAACGGCTACCGCTACGCCCAAGCCCATTTTGACCGCGAAGTTTTAGCCAGCAAGTACCTAGCAGCATTGCAACAAGTAAAGTAA
- a CDS encoding PaaI family thioesterase, translating into MTNETNPRLEFFRSQIGQQMTKSPSGLGRWLNGKLVDIQSNAMVVEFVVREDMTNPMMTLHGGAAASIMDDIVGMLVFTLGREYAYTSVNLNCDFLNAARVGDVLTARAEVIRAGKNVIHCEARITNADQKIIAKCSTNLIQTSMKLAF; encoded by the coding sequence ATGACTAACGAAACCAATCCACGTTTAGAATTTTTTCGTTCTCAAATCGGCCAACAAATGACCAAAAGCCCATCGGGGCTTGGGCGCTGGCTTAATGGTAAACTTGTTGATATTCAATCCAATGCAATGGTCGTCGAGTTTGTCGTACGCGAAGACATGACCAATCCTATGATGACTCTCCACGGCGGGGCAGCGGCTTCCATTATGGACGATATTGTGGGTATGTTGGTGTTTACCCTAGGCCGTGAATACGCCTATACTTCGGTCAACCTCAACTGTGATTTTCTCAACGCTGCTCGCGTCGGCGATGTACTCACCGCTAGAGCGGAAGTTATTCGCGCGGGTAAAAATGTGATTCATTGCGAAGCACGGATTACCAATGCTGACCAAAAGATTATCGCAAAGTGTAGCACTAACCTGATTCAGACCTCGATGAAGTTGGCGTTTTAA
- a CDS encoding cellulose synthase family protein produces the protein MKFLVILLYLLPTCVLFLYSCAQLSLVWNYWRRQAPTDGLSLLTSLPKVCVQLPIYNERYVIERLIDAVCAFEYPKELLEIQVLDDSTDETIALIAQKVAHYQSVGFVISHIRRPQREGFKAGALAYGLMLTQAEFIAIFDADFIPASDFLQKTLPHFSSPSVGVVQTRWGHLNESYSLLTQLQAFGLDGHFVVEQGGRNANGHFINFNGTAGVWRASCITDAGGWSSDTLTEDLDLSYRAQLRGWQFVYLEKVESPAELPATMPAFKSQQYRWMKGAAECARKNLWKVFKNESLRLSTKVHAAFHLLNSGVFIAVFAMALLSIPALLITHDSPRFNSVLGIFQFFQLSVVILVGFYGTTHYGRKSLSELAWQLPLFLTVIMGLSLHNSIAVIEGYLGKKTPFVRTPKWGIVQHQGNWQQKKYLVRSLNPLTWLEVGLVLYFGFGLALGLYWQTYSLVGLHSMLVLGYGFVGYYSVKHSLS, from the coding sequence ATGAAATTTTTGGTGATATTGTTGTACCTACTTCCCACCTGTGTGCTGTTTTTGTACAGTTGCGCACAGCTGAGTTTGGTTTGGAATTATTGGCGTCGTCAAGCACCGACGGATGGCCTGAGTCTGCTAACTAGCTTGCCAAAAGTTTGTGTACAACTTCCTATTTACAACGAACGTTACGTGATTGAACGCCTCATTGATGCCGTTTGTGCTTTTGAGTACCCCAAAGAATTGCTTGAAATTCAAGTATTGGATGATTCGACGGACGAGACCATTGCGCTTATCGCCCAAAAAGTAGCGCATTATCAATCAGTAGGGTTTGTCATTTCGCACATTCGTCGGCCTCAGCGTGAAGGCTTCAAAGCAGGGGCGTTGGCCTACGGACTGATGCTCACTCAAGCTGAATTTATCGCAATTTTTGACGCTGATTTTATCCCTGCGTCCGATTTTTTACAAAAAACACTGCCTCACTTTTCCTCGCCTTCGGTGGGGGTAGTACAAACCCGTTGGGGGCATCTCAATGAGTCTTACTCGTTGCTTACTCAGCTCCAAGCTTTCGGGTTAGATGGGCATTTTGTGGTAGAACAGGGCGGCCGAAATGCCAACGGGCATTTTATCAACTTTAACGGAACGGCAGGCGTTTGGCGAGCGAGTTGTATTACCGATGCAGGCGGCTGGTCGTCGGATACCCTCACCGAAGACCTCGACTTGAGCTACCGCGCGCAGCTTCGGGGCTGGCAGTTTGTGTATCTCGAAAAAGTAGAAAGTCCCGCCGAATTACCTGCAACCATGCCCGCGTTTAAGTCGCAACAATACCGCTGGATGAAAGGTGCTGCCGAATGTGCGCGCAAAAACTTATGGAAAGTGTTTAAAAATGAGTCGCTTAGGCTTTCGACGAAAGTCCATGCGGCTTTTCACTTGCTCAACAGTGGCGTGTTTATCGCGGTATTTGCAATGGCGTTACTGAGTATTCCCGCCTTACTTATCACGCACGACTCGCCGCGATTTAATTCGGTATTGGGGATTTTTCAGTTTTTTCAATTAAGTGTTGTTATTCTAGTTGGATTCTACGGCACGACGCACTACGGCCGAAAATCACTATCTGAACTAGCATGGCAATTGCCCTTATTTTTGACCGTCATCATGGGGCTTTCGCTGCATAATTCAATAGCGGTAATTGAAGGATATTTGGGAAAGAAAACGCCTTTTGTCCGTACTCCCAAATGGGGAATTGTTCAACACCAAGGAAATTGGCAGCAAAAAAAGTACCTCGTTCGGAGTCTCAACCCGCTCACTTGGCTGGAGGTAGGCTTGGTTTTGTACTTTGGGTTTGGTCTTGCACTGGGTTTATATTGGCAGACCTACTCGTTGGTTGGGCTGCACAGCATGTTGGTGTTGGGGTACGGGTTTGTGGGTTATTATTCTGTCAAACACTCGTTATCTTGA
- the rpmB gene encoding 50S ribosomal protein L28 — MARVCEITGKRTRVGNNVSHANNKTKRKFYPNLQTKKFFIPSLNEWVEIKLATSALRTINKKGIEAVLKEVGAL; from the coding sequence ATGGCCAGAGTTTGTGAAATTACGGGCAAAAGAACACGAGTTGGTAATAACGTATCGCACGCTAACAATAAAACCAAGCGTAAGTTTTATCCAAACTTGCAAACAAAGAAGTTTTTTATTCCTTCTTTGAATGAGTGGGTAGAAATTAAATTGGCTACTTCAGCTCTTCGTACTATCAATAAAAAAGGTATTGAAGCAGTTTTGAAAGAAGTAGGCGCGTTGTAG